From the Rhinolophus sinicus isolate RSC01 linkage group LG02, ASM3656204v1, whole genome shotgun sequence genome, one window contains:
- the CRACD gene encoding capping protein-inhibiting regulator of actin dynamics isoform X3: MFLRQLSKNIKFGQPPPTVIPMKKADSGEAGLEDLLLTSPMDTAAQQDVLRSDTEHKSSDTPSSPRPLNLPGTRSEMEEKVAPVKPSRPKRHFSSAGTIESVNLDAIPLAIARLDNSAAKHKLSVKPKNQRVSKKHRRLAGDRPNEHGGIAHQLSLDQNGHPGEDKPIWHEEEPEPLDSEEEKRRQEEYWRELEAKCKRQKAEAAERRRLEEQRLQALERRLWEENRRQEFLEEEGEEEEGEEREVQLEAGKREGEEWRQRLGEPGGHGQEQREQEERSRLGAEEQKCPEEEAEQAERLAQQQELEAQSRQEAAKQRQEEEERELEELRRREDLEAQRQQEAEKQQLEEEERRLQEQRRQEEEEKRMKELRRQEELEEQRQREEEEEAKRRQELRKKQEEMEAQRQQEAEKEPQEAPRLEGESQLELDDQRGVRSLLQTDLAEKLEQEHLKPEEPSVCEKQSPEAEPSGEQQGKQGDFLGEERYAHQEKREERNVPLPQKQEMQVGETLAPVERKEAAPPEKDRKLEELRWQEVDERQTMPRPYTFQVSSGGKQILFPKVNLSPVTAVKDAGLASAPHEPTAPKASPAAHALPSSLSIPHTAILVTGAQLCGPAVNLSQIKDTACKSLLGLSEEKKHVDVPALENPPRAAIDPRAGSGKARPHQESPSSVAALAEWASIRSRILKNAERDQSQPGDEHTPRGRCDSRGNLRRTPPVNAKFSIMPAWQKFSDGGTETSKQNTEAESIRKRPMLGASEETAPPLLAADSNEHRKGAEKLEVHQGPTDTTEGCKFAKDLPSFLVPSLPYPPQKVAAHAEPMTTSDGETTSGTGKPDSVMPGGEEKASPFGIKLRRTNYSLRFHSDQQTEQKKKKRHSSTGDSSDGGPPAPGSTDGENEAEAVALKHGPSAPPERKQAPSTWKDSAESPSSHSPAAQPGPPPASSQTPAPEHDKAANRMPSAQKPALAPKPTGQTPPSSPLCKLSKPSLVELLARRPGRPDPEPSEPCGDPTLHSPPPPAEERKAQRRDEEEEVGTDRKPASPALFAAQQEKSSQAPEAGRKEKPVLQSRHSLDGSKAVEKVETTQPLWITLALQKQKGFREQQATREERKQAREAKQAEKLSRENVSVSPQPGSSSVSRAGSLHKSTVQPEEKKLETTVSRLERREQLKKANTLPTSVTVEISDSAPPAPQVKEVTKRFSSPDAAPVSTEPAWLALAKRKAKAWSDCPQIIK, from the exons CGACAGTTGAGCAAGAACATCAAGTTTGGGCAGCCACCACCCACTGTCATTCCTATGAAGAAGGCAGACAGTGGAGAGGCTGGCTTAGAAGACCTGTTGCTGACCAGTCCCATGGACACTGCGGCTCAGCAGGACGTCCTCCGCTCAGATACCGAGCACAAA TCTAGTGATACGCCAAGTTCTCCAAGGCCTCTGAATCTGCCTGGAACCAGAAGTGAGATGGAAGAGAAG GTGGCTCCAGTTAAACCATCTCGGCCAAAAAGGCACTTCTCTTCTGCTGGCACCATCGAAAGTGTCAACCTAGATGCCATCCCCCTGGCCATCGCCCGCCTGGACAACAGTGCCGCCAAGCACAAACTGTCCGTTAAGCCAAAAAACCAGAGGGTGTCAAAGAAGCACAGGCGACTTGCCGGG GATCGACCAAATGAACACGGTGGCATTGCACATCAGCTGTCCCTGGACCAGAATGGACACCCTGGAGAAGACAAGCCAATTTGGCATGAAGAGGAGCCAGAGCCACTGGACTCCGAGGAGGAGAAGAGACGCCAAGAAGAATACTGGCGAGAACTTGAGGCCAAGTGCAAACGGCAGAAGGCAGAGGCAGCCGAGAGGAGACGCCTGGAAGAGCAGAGGCTCCAGGCCCTGGAGAGGAGGCTTTGGGAAGAGAACAGAAGGCAAGAGTtcttggaggaggaaggagaggaagaggagggagaagagagggaagtaCAGCtagaggcaggaaagagggagggcgaagaatggaggcagagactgggagAGCCAGGTGGCCACGGCCAAGAGCAGAGGGAGCAAGAGGAAAGAAGTCGCCTGGGGGCCGAAGAGCAGAAGTGCCCAGAGGAAGAGGCTGAGCAAGCAGAGAGACTCGCACAGCAGCAAGAGCTGGAGGCGCAGAGCAGGCAGGAGGCCGCGAAGCAGcggcaggaagaagaggaaagagagttgGAAGAGCTCAGAAGACGGGAGGACCTGGAAGCACAGAGGCAGCAGGAGGCCGAGAAGCAGCagctggaggaagaagagaggcgGCTGCAGGAGCAGAGGcggcaggaggaagaagagaaacgGATGAAGGAGCTCAGAAGGCAGGAGGAGTTGGAGGAGCAGAGAcagcgggaggaggaggaggaggcaaagAGAAGGCAAGAGCTGAGAAAAAAGCAGGAGGAAATGGAGGCGCAGAGACAGCAGGAAGCGGAAAAGGAGCCTCAGGAAGCCCCGAGACTGGAAGGGGAGAGTCAGCTGGAGCTGGATGACCAAAGGGGCGTAAGGAGCCTGCTTCAGACTGACCTTGCAGAGAAGCTGGAACAAGAACACCTGAAACCTGAGGAACCAAGTGTTTGCGAGAAGCAGAGCCCAGAGGCTGAGCCATCAGGGGAGCAGCAGGGAAAGCAGGGTGACTTTCTGGGGGAAGAGCGTTATGCAcatcaggaaaagagagaagaacgTAACGTACCACTTCCCCAGAAACAAGAGATGCAAGTGGGAGAGACGCTGGCTCCAGTGGAGAGGAAAGAAGCTGCCCctccagagaaagacagaaagctgGAAGAACTCAGGTGGCAGGAAGTGGATGAGCGGCAGACCATGCCCAGACCCTATACTTTCCAGGTGTCGTCAGGAGGGAAACAaattctcttccccaaagtcaaccTGAGCCCAGTAACAGCTGTGAAAGATGCAGGACTAGCCTCTGCTCCCCATGAGCCAACGGCCCCCAAGGCCAGCCCCGCCGCCCAcgccctgccctcctccctgagCATCCCCCACACGGCCATTCTGGTCACGGGAGCACAGCTCTGTGGCCCAGCCGTCAACCTGAGCCAGATCAAGGACACAGCGTGCAAGTCTCTCCTGGGTTtgtcagaagaaaaaaagcacGTGGATGTCCCCGCCCTAGAGAACCCACCCCGAGCTGCCATCGACCCCCGGGCAGGCAGCGGGAAGGCCAGGCCCCACCAGGAGTCTCCAAGCAGCGTGGCTGCCCTGGCCGAATGGGCTTCCATTCGGTCCAGAATCCTGAAGAATGCGGAGAGAGACCAGTCTCAGCCTGGAGATGAGCATACGCCCAGGGGCCGATGTGATTCCCGAGGGAACCTCCGCAGGACCCCACCAGTAAATGCAAAGTTCTCTATTATGCCCGCCTGGCAGAAATTCTCTGATGGGGGCACAGAGACCTCCAAACAGAACACAGAAGCTGAAAGCATTAGAAAAAGACCCATGCTGGGTGCCAGCGAAGAGACAGCACCCCCGCTCCTGGCTGCTGACAGTAATGAGCACCGGAAGGGCGCAGAGAAACTGGAGGTACACCAGGGGCCAACAGATACCACCGAGGGATGCAAATTTGCCAAAGAccttccatctttccttgttCCAAGCCTTCCTTATCCTCCGCAGAAAGTGGCAGCCCATGCAGAACCCATGACCACTTCAGACGGTGAGACCACCAGTGGTACAGGAAAGCCAGACTCCGTGATGCCAGGTGGGGAAGAAAAAGCCTCACCTTTTGGAATAAAGTTGAGAAGGACCAACTACTCCTTGCGCTTCCACAGTGACCAACagacagaacagaaaaagaagaaaaggcacaGCAGCACAGGCGACAGTTCTGACGGGGGGCCGCCTGCACCAGGGAGCACAGATGGAGAGAACGAGGCAGAGGCTGTGGCCCTCAAGCATGGCCCGTCCGCCCCCCCAGAGAGGAAACAAGCCCCATCCACCTGGAAGGACTCTGCTGAAAGCCCTTCCAGCCACTCTCCTGCAGCCCAGCCTGGGCCCCCACCTGCCAGCAGCCAGACCCCAGCTCCAGAGCATGACAAAGCAGCAAACAGAATGCCATCGGCACAGAAACCAGCCCTGGCGCCCAAGCCCACCGGTCAGACCCCGCCGTCCTCCCCACTCTGCAAACTGAGCAAGCCCTCCCTGGTAGAGCTGCTGGCTCGCCGGCCGGGGAGGCCTGATCCGGAGCCCAGCGAGCCTTGTGGTGACCCCACGCTGCACTCACCACCACCACCGGCTGAGGAGAGGAAGGCTCAGAGGagggatgaggaggaagaggtgggaaCAGACAGGAAACCTGCTTCCCCAGCTCTGTTTGCTGCCCAGCAAGAGAAGTCTTCCCAAGCACCCGAGGCCGGGAGGAAAG AAAAGCCGGTGCTTCAGAGCAGACACTCTTTAGATGGCTCCAAAGCTGTGGAGAAAGTGGAAACCACGCAGCCACTGTGGATAACGTTAGCACTGCAAAAGCAGAAGGGCTTTCGCGAGCAGCAAGCTACTCGAGAGGAGAGGAAGCAAGCCAGGGAGGCCAAACAGGCAGAAAAGCTCTCCAGGGAGAAC GTCAGTGTCAGCCCACAGCCTGGAAGCAGCAGTGTCAGCAGAGCTGGTTCCCTGCACAAATCCACTGTGCAGCCAGAAGAGAAGAAGCTGGAGACGACAGTGTCCAGGCTGGAGCGCAGAGAACAGCTGAAAAAGGCCAACACTCTTCCTACATCTGTGACAG TGGAGATCTCTGATTCGGCTCCCCCAGCGCCACAGGTGAAAGAAGTCACAAAGAGGTTTTCTTCCCCAGACGCTGCCCCCGTGTCAACAGAACCAGCCTGGCTGGCTTTGGCCAAAAGGAAAGCCAAGGCCTGGAGCGACTGTCCACAGATTATTAAGTAA